A window of the Bos indicus x Bos taurus breed Angus x Brahman F1 hybrid chromosome X, Bos_hybrid_MaternalHap_v2.0, whole genome shotgun sequence genome harbors these coding sequences:
- the AWAT2 gene encoding acyl-CoA wax alcohol acyltransferase 2 yields the protein MVLPSKKDLKISLEVFAIFQWALSAFVIVITVIAVNLYLVVFTPYWPVTVLMLTWLAFDWKTPERGGRRFTCVRKWCLWKQYCDYFPLKLLKTHDLSPSLNYIVACHPHGLLSHSWFGHFATEMSGFSKTFPGITPYVLTLGAFFWVPFLREYIMSTGACSVSQSSMDFLLTRRGTGNMLIVVVGGLAECKYSLPGSTTLFLKGRTGFVRTALQHGVALIPAYSFGETELYKQYTFTPGGFINRFQKWFQSMVHIYPCAFYGRGFTENSLGFLPYAQPVTTIVGKPLPLPKIENPSKKTVAKYHAIYVDALRQLFDQHKTKFGFSEAQELVVT from the exons ATGGTTTTGCCTTCCAAGAAGGACCTCAAGATCTCCCTGGAGGTCTTTGCTATTTTCCAGTGGGCCCTTAGTGCCTTTGTTATCG TGATCACCGTGATCGCCGTCAACCTCTACCTGGTGGTGTTCACGCCGTACTGGCCCGTTACCGTGCTCATGCTTACCTGGCTGGCTTTTGACTGGAAGACCCCTGAGAGAG GTGGCCGCCGGTTTACCTGCGTGAGGAAATGGTGCCTGTGGAAGCAGTACTGTGACTACTTCCCACTCAAG CTTCTGAAGACTCATGATCTCTCCCCCAGCCTCAACTATATCGTCGCCTGCCACCCTCATGGGCTCTTGTCCCATTCATGGTTTGGCCACTTTGCCACAGAGATGTCAGGCTTCTCCAAGACATTTCCTGGCATCACTCCTTATGTCCTCACACTGGGGGCCTTTTTCTGGGTGCCTTTCCTCAGAGAATATATCATGTCTACAG GGGCCTGCTCTGTGAGCCAATCCTCCATGGACTTCCTGCTTACCCGTAGAGGCACAGGCAACATGCTGATTGTGGTGGTTGGCGGCCTGGCTGAGTGCAAATATAGCCTGCCTGGATCTACCACTCTGTTCCTGAAGGGCCGCACTGGCTTCGTACGCACGGCCCTTCAGCACGG ggtGGCTCTAATCCCAGCGTACTCCTTTGGGGAGACAGAACTCTACAAACAGTACACTTTCACCCCAGGGGGCTTCATCAATCGCTTCCAGAAGTGGTTCCAGAGTATGGTGCACATCTACCCTTGTGCTTTCTATGGGCGTGGCTTCACTGAGAACTCCCTGGGCTTTCTGCCCTACGCTCAGCCTGTTACCACCATTG TTGGGAAGCCTCTACCACTGCCCAAGATTGAGAACCCAAGCAAGAAGACGGTGGCTAAATACCACGCAATCTATGTGGATGCCCTGCGCCAACTGTTTGACCAGCACAAGACCAAGTTTGGCTTCTCAGAGGCCCAAGAGCTGGTGGTAACTTGA